A stretch of the Xiphophorus couchianus chromosome 15, X_couchianus-1.0, whole genome shotgun sequence genome encodes the following:
- the cdc42bpb gene encoding serine/threonine-protein kinase MRCK beta isoform X2, with protein MSAQERLRRLEELLLEQKEAGCLSVEALLDLLLCLYTECSNSPLKREKHITEFLNWVKPFTSRVKDMRLKRDDFEMLKVIGRGAFGEVAVVKMKNTERVYAMKILNKWEMLKRAETACFREERDVLVKGDSQWITTLHYAFQDDNFLYLVMDYYVGGDLLTLLSKFEDRLPEDMARFYVAEMVLAIHSIHQQQYIHRDIKPDNVLLDVNGHIRLADFGSCLRMMEDGTVQSSVAVGTPDYISPEILQAMEDGMGRYGPECDWWSLGVCMYEMLYGETPFYAESLVETYGKIMNHEERFQFPSHVADVSEDAKDLIQRLLCSRDHRLGLNGISDFKGHAFFSAIDWENIRSAEAPYIPDVSSPTDTSNFDVDDDVLKNPDIGPPVSHTGFTGQHLPFVGFTFTTNSCFSDRSAAGRAAPGVRTEPDCGGGSEVEAFEKRIRRLEQEKQELNRKLQESTQALQAPARGGTLARDKEIKKLNEEIDRLKKKLADSDRLEHQLEEAVTLRQDYESSASKMKAVEKQVKSLRQEKDDIHKQLADSLERLRSQTKELKEAHSQRKLALQEFSELSERMAELRSSKQRLSRQLRDKEEEMDALMQKMDALRQEIRKTEKNRKELEAQLDEAKAEASKERKLRENSEVYSKQLETELQSLKSQQGRGAAGGGGGAVESQQELSRLKAELDKKVLFYEEELLRKDSAHSGEIKTLRKDLQESEGALLTANKELLQLRDKLDKANRNRQNEMEDIIAALKEKIEREKSMLTEENRKLTTENDRLCSFVETLTANNQQLEDDLHYLSSKKESVAHWEAQIAEIIQWVSDEKDARGYLQALATKMTEELETLRSSSLGARPLLLQFHPAVFGSSVPLQDPLWKVRRSQKLDMSARLELQSALDAELKAKQMVQEELRKVKAANINLESKLKESEEKRQEVVEQVEGLKKEVEESRSRSDKGLKLPDFQDSMFDYFNTSPLVPDLTFRASLCSASSLLALWEETGDLDSTPEKSLPTPPSRSSASETEDGKTASVPESPSPILQSSALATLKPKAHQLSIKTFSSPTLCSHCTSLMVGLSRQGYACEVCSFICHVACKEHAPLLCPIPADQAKRPQGIDVQRGIGTAYKGYVRIPKPSGVKKGWQRAFAVVSDCKLFLYDIPEGKSTQPGVVASLVLDLRDEDLSVSSVLASDVIHATRKDIPCIFRVTSSQLSSQFSSVSLLVLAESEEEKKKWVRVLESLQNILTKNQLKNQQVHILHEAYDASLPLIKTALCAAVLDRERIALGTEDGLFIVEVTRDVIVRAADSKKVYQIELIPKEKMVALLCGRNRQVHLYPSGVLDGAESSFDTKLAETKNCQVLTTGLLRPGGPACLLAAAKRQVQCYEISRAKPYHKKLWEVQAPGTVQWLGMLRDRLCVGYSSGFALLALQGESSPISLVNPADPSLAFLAQQPMDALHALEVGAAEVLLCFSQLGLYVDGQGRRSRTQELMWPAAPLACCSNSSHLTVYSEYGVDVFDIHTTEWVQTISLRKFRPLNAEGTLNLLSSEPPRLVYFSNASSEGDLTIPETSDRSRKLMVRTRSKRKFLFKVPEEERLQQRREMLRDPELRSKMISNPTNFNHVAHMGPGDGMQVLMDLPLVGDLTSLSPSPSPSPSSSSSRHTLISPPSNFEHIYHMTSASAGAFLQKEASSSSSSQQSLLQPSSSSSSPSISSLGRSVMPSAQDDPIRDKPRPLSSISRQHRSKSHITRTASDFSSGASTRGACEPDLDLDREPDSDSTKHSTPSNSSNPSSPPSPNSPHRSQLTLDGLELEP; from the exons ATGTCGGCTCAGGAGCGGCTGCGGcggctggaggagctgctgctggagcagAAGGAGGCGGGATGCCTGAGCGTGGAGGCGCTGCTGGACCTGCTGCTCTGCCTCTACACCGAGTGCTCCAACTCCCCGCTGAAGAGGGAGAAGCACATCACCGAGTTCCTGAACTGGG tgaAGCCGTTCACCAGCCGGGTGAAGGACATGCGGCTGAAGAGAGACGACTTCGAGATGCTGAAGGTGATCGGACGAGGAGCCTTCGGGGAG GTTGCCGTGGTGAAGATGAAGAACACGGAGCGCGTTTACGCCATGAAGATCCTGAACAAGTGGGAGATGCTGAAGAGAGCCGAG ACGGCGTGTTTCCGGGAGGAACGGGACGTCCTGGTGAAAGGGGACAGTCAGTGGATCACCACTCTGCACTACGCCTTCCAGGATGACAACTTCCTG TACCTGGTGATGGACTACTACGTGGGCGGAGACCTGCTGACGCTGCTCAGTAAGTTTGAGGACCGTCTCCCTGAAGACATGGCCAGGTTCTACGTGGCAGAGATGGTTCTGGCCATCCACTCCATCCACCAGCAGCAGTACATCCACAG AGACATCAAACCGGACAACGTTCTGCTGGACGTCAACGGTCACATCCGGCTGGCCGACTTCGGCTCGTGTCTGCGGATGATGGAGGATGGAACG GTGCAGTCGTCTGTTGCCGTGGGAACCCCGGACTACATTTCCCCAGAGATCCTGCAGGCGATGGAGGACGGGATGGGACGCTACGGGCCGGAGTGCGACTGGTGGTCGCTGGGCGTCTGCATGTACGAGATGCTGTACGGAGAGACGCCGTTCTACGCCGAGTCGCTGGTGGAGACCTACGGCAAGATCATGAACCACGAG GAGCGTTTCCAGTTCCCCTCCCATGTGGCCGACGTCTCTGAAGACGCCAAGGATCTGATCCAGCGGCTGCTCTGCTCCCGGGACCACCGGCTGGGCCTCAACGGCATCTCGGACTTCAAGGGCCACGCCTTCTTCAGCGCCATCGACTGGGAGAACATCCGCTCCGCCGAGGCGCCGTACATCCCCGACGTCTCCTCGCCCACTGACACCTCCAACTTCGACGTGGACGATGACGTCCTGAAGAACCCG GACATCGGACCGCCGGTGTCTCACACCGGCTTCACCGGCCAGCACCTCCCCTTCGTCGGCTTCACCTTCACCACCAACAGCTGCTTCTCGGACCGCAGCGCGGCCGGCCGGGCGGCACCGGGAGTCCGAACGGAGCCGGACTGCGGCGGCGGCTCGGAGGTGGAGGCGTTTGAGAAGAGGATCCGCCGCCTGGAGCAGGAGAAGCAGGAGCTCAACCGCAAACTGCAAG AGTCCACCCAGGCCCTCCAGGCTCCGGCGCGGGGAGGAACTCTGGCCCGGGACAAAGAGATCAAGAAGCTGAACGAGGAAATCGACCGGCTCAAGAAGAAGCTGGCAG ACTCTGATAGGCTGGAGCACCAGCTGGAGGAGGCCGTCACGCTCAGGCAGGACTACGAAAGCTCCGCCTCCAAGATGAAGGCCGTGGAGAAGCAGGTGAAATCCCTGAGGCAGGAGAAGGACGACATCCACAAG CAACTGGCCGACTCTCTGGAGCGTCTGCGCAGCCAGACCAAGGAGCTGAAGGAGGCGCACTCCCAGAGGAAGCTGGCCCTGCAGGAGTTCTCGGAGCTGTCGGAGCGGATGGCCGAGCTGCGCTCCTCCAAGCAGCGCCTGTCCCGCCAGCTGAGGGacaaggaggaggagatggacgCGCTCATGCAGAAGATGGACGCCCTGAGACAGGAGATCCGCAAGACAGAGAAGAACCGCAAGGAG CTGGAGGCTCAGCTGGACGAGGCGAAGGCGGAGGCATCGAAGGAGAGGAAGCTGAGGGAGAACAGTGAAGTTTACTCCAAACAGCTGGAGACGGAGCTGCAGAGCCTGAAG TCCCAGCAGGGCCGAGGAGCTGCGGGCGGCGGCGGCGGAGCCGTGGAGTCCCAGCAGGAGCTGTCCCGGCTGAAGGCGGAGCTGGATAAGAAGGTTCTGTTCTACGAGGAGGAGCTGCTCCGGAAGGACTCGGCCCACTCCGGCGAGATCAAAACGCTCCGCAAGGACCTGCAGGAGTCAGAGGGGGCGCTGCTCACCGCCAAcaaggagctgctgcagctcagggACAAGCTGGACAAAGCCAACAGGAACAG GCAGAACGAGATGGAAGACATCATCGCTGCGCTGAAGGAGAAAATCGAGCGAGAGAAGAGCATGCTGACTGAAGAGAACCGCAAGCTAACGACCGAGAATGACAGG ctgtgTTCGTTCGTGGAAACCCTGACGGCTAACAACCAGCAGCTGGAGGACGACCTGCATTACCTGTCCTCCAAGAAGGAGAGCGTGGCGCACTGGGAGGCTCAGATCGCAGAGATCATCCAGTG GGTCAGCGATGAGAAGGACGCCCGCGGCTACCTGCAGGCGCTGGCTACCAAGATGACGGAGGAGCTGGAGACGCTGCGCAGCTCCAGCCTGGGAGCCCGACCTCTG ctgctgcagtttcatCCTGCTGTGTTCGGTTCCTCCGTCCCGCTGCAGGACCCGCTGTGGAAGGTCCGCCGCAGCCAGAAGCTGGACATGTCGGCCCGTCTGGAGCTGCAGTCAGCTCTGGACGCCGAGCTGAAGGCCAAGCAGATGGTCCAGGAGGAGCTGCGCAAAGTCAAGGCTGCCAACATCAACCTGGAGAG TAAGCTGAAGGAGTCCGAGGAGAAGAGGCAGGAGGTGGTGGAGCAGGTGGAGGGTCTgaagaaggaggtggaggagagcCGCTCCCGCTCCGACAAAG GCCTGAAGCTCCCAGACTTCCAGGACTCCATGTTCGATTACTTCAACACGTCTCCTCTGGTTCCGGACCTCACCTTCAGG GCGTCACTTTGCTCCGCCTCCTCACTGCTCGCCCTTTGGGAAGAA ACGGGAGATTTAGACTCCACCCCCGAGAAGTCGCTCCCCACGCCGCCTTCCCGATCCTCCGCCTCTGAGACTGAG GACGGAAAAACGGCGTCAGTTCCCGAAAGCCCCTCCCCCATCTTACAGAGCTCAGCGCTGGCTACACTCAAG CCCAAAGCTCACCAGCTGAGCATCAAAACGTTCTCCAGCCCCACGCTCTGCTCCCACTGCACCTCCCTGATGGTGGGCCTCAGTCGCCAGGGATACGCCTGCGAAG TCTGCTCCTTTATCTGCCATGTGGCCTGTAAAGAGCACGCCCCCCTGCTGTGCCCCATCCCGGCGGATCAGGCCAAGAGGCCGCAGGGCATCGACGTCCAGAGGGGCATCGGCACCGCCTACAAGGGCTACGTCCGG aTCCCGAAGCCCAGCGGCGTGAAGAAGGGCTGGCAGCGAGCGTTTGCTGTGGTGTCGGACTGCAAACTGTTTCTCTACGACATTCCAGAGGGGAAGTCCACCCAGCCGGGCGTGGTGGCCAGTCTGGTCCTGGACCTCAG AGATGAAGATCTGTCCGTCAGCTCTGTGTTGGCGTCTGACGTAATCCACGCTACCAGGAAGGACATCCCCTGCATCTTCAGG GTGACGTCGTCGCAGCTGAGCTCGCAGTTCTCCTCGGTGTCGCTGCTGGTGCTGGCGGAGAgcgaggaggagaagaagaagtggGTCCGGGTTCTGGAAAGTCTGCAGAACATCCTGACCAAGAACCAGCTGAAGAACCAGCAGGTCCACATCCTGCATGAGGCTTACGACGCCTCGCTGCCCCTCATCAAGACGGCACTGTGCGCCGCTGTCCTGG ATCGGGAGAGGATCGCTCTGGGAACAGAAGACGGGTTGTTCATCGTCGAGGTTACAAGAGACG TCATCGTCCGGGCCGCTGACAGTAAGAAGGTTTATCAGATCGAACTCATTCCCAAGGAGAAGATGGTGGCTCTGCTGTGCGGCCGGAACCGGCAGGTCCACCTTTACCCGTCGGGGGTTCTGGATGGGGCGGAGTCGTCCTTCGACACCAAGCTGGCAGAGACCAAGAACTGCCAGGTTCTGACCACCGGGCTGCTCCGACCCGGAGGCCCCGCCTGCCTGCTGGCCGCCGCCAAGCGCCAG GTCCAGTGCTACGAGATCAGCCGGGCGAAGCCGTACCACAAGAAGCTGTGGGAGGTTCAGGCGCCGGGCACGGTCCAGTGGCTGGGCATGCTGCGGGACCGGCTGTGCGTGGGATACTCGTCCGGCTTCGCCCTGCTGGCGCTGCAGGGCGAGTCGTCGCCCATCAGCCTGGTGAACCCGGCCGACCCGTCCCTGGCCTTCCTGGCCCAGCAGCCCATGGACGCGCTGCACGCCCTGGAGGTCGGCGCCGCCGAGGTTCTGCTCTGCTTCAGCCAACTGGGCCTCTATGTGGACGGGCAGGGCCGGCGCTCCCGGACCCAGGAGCTGATGTGGCCCGCGGCGCCGCTGGCCTGCT GTTCGAACTCGTCCCACCTGACGGTTTACAGCGAGTACGGAGTGGACGTGTTCGACATCCACACCACCGAATGGGTCCAGACCATCTCCCTGCGCAAg TTCCGCCCCCTGAACGCTGAAGGAACGCTGAACCTGCTGAGCTCAGAGCCGCCTCGCCTGGTTTACTTCAGCAACGCCTCATCAG AGGGAGACCTCACCATCCCGGAGACGTCGGACCGCAGCAGGAAGCTGATGGTTCGGACTCGCAGCAAGAGGAAGTTCCTGTTTAAGGTTCCAGAAGAGGAGCGGCTCCAGCAGAGGAG GGAGATGCTGAGGGACCCGGAGCTCCGATCCAAGATGATTTCCAACCCGACCAACTTCAACCACGTGGCCCACATGGGACCGGGAGACGGCATGCAGGTCCTGATGGACCTCCCCCTG GTCGGTGACCTcacctccctctctccctccccgtctccttctccctcctcttcttcctcccgTCACACCCTCATCTCCCCCCCCTCCAACTTTGAGCACATCTATCACATGACGTCGGCATCGGCCGGCGCCTTCTTGCAGAAGGaggcctcctcttcctcctcctcccagcaGAGCCTCCTGcagccttcctcctcctcctcctctccctccatcTCCTCTCTGGGAAGG AGTGTGATGCCCTCCGCCCAGGACGACCCAATCAGAGACAAGCCCCGCCCACTGTCCAGCATCTCCCGGCAACACAGGAGCAAGTCGCACATCACGCGCACGGCTTCAG ATTTTAGTTCCGGAGCTTCAACACGCGGCGCCTGTGAGCcggacctggacctggaccgAGAG CCGGACTCGGACTCCACCAAGCACTCGACCCCCTCCAACAGCTCCAACCCCAGCAGCCCCCCCAGCCCCAACTCCCCCCACCGCAGCCAGCTCACCCTGGACGGCCTGGAACTGGAGCCCTAA
- the cdc42bpb gene encoding serine/threonine-protein kinase MRCK beta isoform X6, whose amino-acid sequence MSAQERLRRLEELLLEQKEAGCLSVEALLDLLLCLYTECSNSPLKREKHITEFLNWVKPFTSRVKDMRLKRDDFEMLKVIGRGAFGEVAVVKMKNTERVYAMKILNKWEMLKRAETACFREERDVLVKGDSQWITTLHYAFQDDNFLYLVMDYYVGGDLLTLLSKFEDRLPEDMARFYVAEMVLAIHSIHQQQYIHRDIKPDNVLLDVNGHIRLADFGSCLRMMEDGTVQSSVAVGTPDYISPEILQAMEDGMGRYGPECDWWSLGVCMYEMLYGETPFYAESLVETYGKIMNHEERFQFPSHVADVSEDAKDLIQRLLCSRDHRLGLNGISDFKGHAFFSAIDWENIRSAEAPYIPDVSSPTDTSNFDVDDDVLKNPDIGPPVSHTGFTGQHLPFVGFTFTTNSCFSDRSAAGRAAPGVRTEPDCGGGSEVEAFEKRIRRLEQEKQELNRKLQESTQALQAPARGGTLARDKEIKKLNEEIDRLKKKLADSDRLEHQLEEAVTLRQDYESSASKMKAVEKQVKSLRQEKDDIHKQLADSLERLRSQTKELKEAHSQRKLALQEFSELSERMAELRSSKQRLSRQLRDKEEEMDALMQKMDALRQEIRKTEKNRKELEAQLDEAKAEASKERKLRENSEVYSKQLETELQSLKSQQGRGAAGGGGGAVESQQELSRLKAELDKKVLFYEEELLRKDSAHSGEIKTLRKDLQESEGALLTANKELLQLRDKLDKANRNRQNEMEDIIAALKEKIEREKSMLTEENRKLTTENDRLCSFVETLTANNQQLEDDLHYLSSKKESVAHWEAQIAEIIQWVSDEKDARGYLQALATKMTEELETLRSSSLGARPLDPLWKVRRSQKLDMSARLELQSALDAELKAKQMVQEELRKVKAANINLESKLKESEEKRQEVVEQVEGLKKEVEESRSRSDKGLKLPDFQDSMFDYFNTSPLVPDLTFRASLCSASSLLALWEETGDLDSTPEKSLPTPPSRSSASETEDGKTASVPESPSPILQSSALATLKPKAHQLSIKTFSSPTLCSHCTSLMVGLSRQGYACEVCSFICHVACKEHAPLLCPIPADQAKRPQGIDVQRGIGTAYKGYVRIPKPSGVKKGWQRAFAVVSDCKLFLYDIPEGKSTQPGVVASLVLDLRDEDLSVSSVLASDVIHATRKDIPCIFRVTSSQLSSQFSSVSLLVLAESEEEKKKWVRVLESLQNILTKNQLKNQQVHILHEAYDASLPLIKTALCAAVLDRERIALGTEDGLFIVEVTRDVIVRAADSKKVYQIELIPKEKMVALLCGRNRQVHLYPSGVLDGAESSFDTKLAETKNCQVLTTGLLRPGGPACLLAAAKRQVQCYEISRAKPYHKKLWEVQAPGTVQWLGMLRDRLCVGYSSGFALLALQGESSPISLVNPADPSLAFLAQQPMDALHALEVGAAEVLLCFSQLGLYVDGQGRRSRTQELMWPAAPLACCSNSSHLTVYSEYGVDVFDIHTTEWVQTISLRKFRPLNAEGTLNLLSSEPPRLVYFSNASSEGDLTIPETSDRSRKLMVRTRSKRKFLFKVPEEERLQQRREMLRDPELRSKMISNPTNFNHVAHMGPGDGMQVLMDLPLSVMPSAQDDPIRDKPRPLSSISRQHRSKSHITRTASDFSSGASTRGACEPDLDLDREPDSDSTKHSTPSNSSNPSSPPSPNSPHRSQLTLDGLELEP is encoded by the exons ATGTCGGCTCAGGAGCGGCTGCGGcggctggaggagctgctgctggagcagAAGGAGGCGGGATGCCTGAGCGTGGAGGCGCTGCTGGACCTGCTGCTCTGCCTCTACACCGAGTGCTCCAACTCCCCGCTGAAGAGGGAGAAGCACATCACCGAGTTCCTGAACTGGG tgaAGCCGTTCACCAGCCGGGTGAAGGACATGCGGCTGAAGAGAGACGACTTCGAGATGCTGAAGGTGATCGGACGAGGAGCCTTCGGGGAG GTTGCCGTGGTGAAGATGAAGAACACGGAGCGCGTTTACGCCATGAAGATCCTGAACAAGTGGGAGATGCTGAAGAGAGCCGAG ACGGCGTGTTTCCGGGAGGAACGGGACGTCCTGGTGAAAGGGGACAGTCAGTGGATCACCACTCTGCACTACGCCTTCCAGGATGACAACTTCCTG TACCTGGTGATGGACTACTACGTGGGCGGAGACCTGCTGACGCTGCTCAGTAAGTTTGAGGACCGTCTCCCTGAAGACATGGCCAGGTTCTACGTGGCAGAGATGGTTCTGGCCATCCACTCCATCCACCAGCAGCAGTACATCCACAG AGACATCAAACCGGACAACGTTCTGCTGGACGTCAACGGTCACATCCGGCTGGCCGACTTCGGCTCGTGTCTGCGGATGATGGAGGATGGAACG GTGCAGTCGTCTGTTGCCGTGGGAACCCCGGACTACATTTCCCCAGAGATCCTGCAGGCGATGGAGGACGGGATGGGACGCTACGGGCCGGAGTGCGACTGGTGGTCGCTGGGCGTCTGCATGTACGAGATGCTGTACGGAGAGACGCCGTTCTACGCCGAGTCGCTGGTGGAGACCTACGGCAAGATCATGAACCACGAG GAGCGTTTCCAGTTCCCCTCCCATGTGGCCGACGTCTCTGAAGACGCCAAGGATCTGATCCAGCGGCTGCTCTGCTCCCGGGACCACCGGCTGGGCCTCAACGGCATCTCGGACTTCAAGGGCCACGCCTTCTTCAGCGCCATCGACTGGGAGAACATCCGCTCCGCCGAGGCGCCGTACATCCCCGACGTCTCCTCGCCCACTGACACCTCCAACTTCGACGTGGACGATGACGTCCTGAAGAACCCG GACATCGGACCGCCGGTGTCTCACACCGGCTTCACCGGCCAGCACCTCCCCTTCGTCGGCTTCACCTTCACCACCAACAGCTGCTTCTCGGACCGCAGCGCGGCCGGCCGGGCGGCACCGGGAGTCCGAACGGAGCCGGACTGCGGCGGCGGCTCGGAGGTGGAGGCGTTTGAGAAGAGGATCCGCCGCCTGGAGCAGGAGAAGCAGGAGCTCAACCGCAAACTGCAAG AGTCCACCCAGGCCCTCCAGGCTCCGGCGCGGGGAGGAACTCTGGCCCGGGACAAAGAGATCAAGAAGCTGAACGAGGAAATCGACCGGCTCAAGAAGAAGCTGGCAG ACTCTGATAGGCTGGAGCACCAGCTGGAGGAGGCCGTCACGCTCAGGCAGGACTACGAAAGCTCCGCCTCCAAGATGAAGGCCGTGGAGAAGCAGGTGAAATCCCTGAGGCAGGAGAAGGACGACATCCACAAG CAACTGGCCGACTCTCTGGAGCGTCTGCGCAGCCAGACCAAGGAGCTGAAGGAGGCGCACTCCCAGAGGAAGCTGGCCCTGCAGGAGTTCTCGGAGCTGTCGGAGCGGATGGCCGAGCTGCGCTCCTCCAAGCAGCGCCTGTCCCGCCAGCTGAGGGacaaggaggaggagatggacgCGCTCATGCAGAAGATGGACGCCCTGAGACAGGAGATCCGCAAGACAGAGAAGAACCGCAAGGAG CTGGAGGCTCAGCTGGACGAGGCGAAGGCGGAGGCATCGAAGGAGAGGAAGCTGAGGGAGAACAGTGAAGTTTACTCCAAACAGCTGGAGACGGAGCTGCAGAGCCTGAAG TCCCAGCAGGGCCGAGGAGCTGCGGGCGGCGGCGGCGGAGCCGTGGAGTCCCAGCAGGAGCTGTCCCGGCTGAAGGCGGAGCTGGATAAGAAGGTTCTGTTCTACGAGGAGGAGCTGCTCCGGAAGGACTCGGCCCACTCCGGCGAGATCAAAACGCTCCGCAAGGACCTGCAGGAGTCAGAGGGGGCGCTGCTCACCGCCAAcaaggagctgctgcagctcagggACAAGCTGGACAAAGCCAACAGGAACAG GCAGAACGAGATGGAAGACATCATCGCTGCGCTGAAGGAGAAAATCGAGCGAGAGAAGAGCATGCTGACTGAAGAGAACCGCAAGCTAACGACCGAGAATGACAGG ctgtgTTCGTTCGTGGAAACCCTGACGGCTAACAACCAGCAGCTGGAGGACGACCTGCATTACCTGTCCTCCAAGAAGGAGAGCGTGGCGCACTGGGAGGCTCAGATCGCAGAGATCATCCAGTG GGTCAGCGATGAGAAGGACGCCCGCGGCTACCTGCAGGCGCTGGCTACCAAGATGACGGAGGAGCTGGAGACGCTGCGCAGCTCCAGCCTGGGAGCCCGACCTCTG GACCCGCTGTGGAAGGTCCGCCGCAGCCAGAAGCTGGACATGTCGGCCCGTCTGGAGCTGCAGTCAGCTCTGGACGCCGAGCTGAAGGCCAAGCAGATGGTCCAGGAGGAGCTGCGCAAAGTCAAGGCTGCCAACATCAACCTGGAGAG TAAGCTGAAGGAGTCCGAGGAGAAGAGGCAGGAGGTGGTGGAGCAGGTGGAGGGTCTgaagaaggaggtggaggagagcCGCTCCCGCTCCGACAAAG GCCTGAAGCTCCCAGACTTCCAGGACTCCATGTTCGATTACTTCAACACGTCTCCTCTGGTTCCGGACCTCACCTTCAGG GCGTCACTTTGCTCCGCCTCCTCACTGCTCGCCCTTTGGGAAGAA ACGGGAGATTTAGACTCCACCCCCGAGAAGTCGCTCCCCACGCCGCCTTCCCGATCCTCCGCCTCTGAGACTGAG GACGGAAAAACGGCGTCAGTTCCCGAAAGCCCCTCCCCCATCTTACAGAGCTCAGCGCTGGCTACACTCAAG CCCAAAGCTCACCAGCTGAGCATCAAAACGTTCTCCAGCCCCACGCTCTGCTCCCACTGCACCTCCCTGATGGTGGGCCTCAGTCGCCAGGGATACGCCTGCGAAG TCTGCTCCTTTATCTGCCATGTGGCCTGTAAAGAGCACGCCCCCCTGCTGTGCCCCATCCCGGCGGATCAGGCCAAGAGGCCGCAGGGCATCGACGTCCAGAGGGGCATCGGCACCGCCTACAAGGGCTACGTCCGG aTCCCGAAGCCCAGCGGCGTGAAGAAGGGCTGGCAGCGAGCGTTTGCTGTGGTGTCGGACTGCAAACTGTTTCTCTACGACATTCCAGAGGGGAAGTCCACCCAGCCGGGCGTGGTGGCCAGTCTGGTCCTGGACCTCAG AGATGAAGATCTGTCCGTCAGCTCTGTGTTGGCGTCTGACGTAATCCACGCTACCAGGAAGGACATCCCCTGCATCTTCAGG GTGACGTCGTCGCAGCTGAGCTCGCAGTTCTCCTCGGTGTCGCTGCTGGTGCTGGCGGAGAgcgaggaggagaagaagaagtggGTCCGGGTTCTGGAAAGTCTGCAGAACATCCTGACCAAGAACCAGCTGAAGAACCAGCAGGTCCACATCCTGCATGAGGCTTACGACGCCTCGCTGCCCCTCATCAAGACGGCACTGTGCGCCGCTGTCCTGG ATCGGGAGAGGATCGCTCTGGGAACAGAAGACGGGTTGTTCATCGTCGAGGTTACAAGAGACG TCATCGTCCGGGCCGCTGACAGTAAGAAGGTTTATCAGATCGAACTCATTCCCAAGGAGAAGATGGTGGCTCTGCTGTGCGGCCGGAACCGGCAGGTCCACCTTTACCCGTCGGGGGTTCTGGATGGGGCGGAGTCGTCCTTCGACACCAAGCTGGCAGAGACCAAGAACTGCCAGGTTCTGACCACCGGGCTGCTCCGACCCGGAGGCCCCGCCTGCCTGCTGGCCGCCGCCAAGCGCCAG GTCCAGTGCTACGAGATCAGCCGGGCGAAGCCGTACCACAAGAAGCTGTGGGAGGTTCAGGCGCCGGGCACGGTCCAGTGGCTGGGCATGCTGCGGGACCGGCTGTGCGTGGGATACTCGTCCGGCTTCGCCCTGCTGGCGCTGCAGGGCGAGTCGTCGCCCATCAGCCTGGTGAACCCGGCCGACCCGTCCCTGGCCTTCCTGGCCCAGCAGCCCATGGACGCGCTGCACGCCCTGGAGGTCGGCGCCGCCGAGGTTCTGCTCTGCTTCAGCCAACTGGGCCTCTATGTGGACGGGCAGGGCCGGCGCTCCCGGACCCAGGAGCTGATGTGGCCCGCGGCGCCGCTGGCCTGCT GTTCGAACTCGTCCCACCTGACGGTTTACAGCGAGTACGGAGTGGACGTGTTCGACATCCACACCACCGAATGGGTCCAGACCATCTCCCTGCGCAAg TTCCGCCCCCTGAACGCTGAAGGAACGCTGAACCTGCTGAGCTCAGAGCCGCCTCGCCTGGTTTACTTCAGCAACGCCTCATCAG AGGGAGACCTCACCATCCCGGAGACGTCGGACCGCAGCAGGAAGCTGATGGTTCGGACTCGCAGCAAGAGGAAGTTCCTGTTTAAGGTTCCAGAAGAGGAGCGGCTCCAGCAGAGGAG GGAGATGCTGAGGGACCCGGAGCTCCGATCCAAGATGATTTCCAACCCGACCAACTTCAACCACGTGGCCCACATGGGACCGGGAGACGGCATGCAGGTCCTGATGGACCTCCCCCTG AGTGTGATGCCCTCCGCCCAGGACGACCCAATCAGAGACAAGCCCCGCCCACTGTCCAGCATCTCCCGGCAACACAGGAGCAAGTCGCACATCACGCGCACGGCTTCAG ATTTTAGTTCCGGAGCTTCAACACGCGGCGCCTGTGAGCcggacctggacctggaccgAGAG CCGGACTCGGACTCCACCAAGCACTCGACCCCCTCCAACAGCTCCAACCCCAGCAGCCCCCCCAGCCCCAACTCCCCCCACCGCAGCCAGCTCACCCTGGACGGCCTGGAACTGGAGCCCTAA